The window CCTGTACCGGGCCGTTCATGGCGAGCGCGATGGGCGCCGCGCTGCTGCTGCCGGTGCCTGCTGCGATGGCGCTGTTCGCCGCGCTCGGCCTTGGCATCGCGCTGCCGTTCCTCGCGCTCGCTTTCGTGCCCGCGCTGCGCCGACGCCTGCCGCGTCCCGGCGGCTGGATGGAGACCTTCCGCAAGGTGATGGCGGTGCCGATGGCACTGACCGCGCTGGCGCTCGGCTGGCTGGTCTGGCGTCTGGGCAACAGCGCGCTGCTCAGCTACGTCGCGGTGCTGGCGCTGCTGACGCTGGCGCTGCTCGGCCTTGCCGGGCGCAACCAGCGCCGGGGCAAGAGCGCGCTGTCGCACACCCTGATCGCGCTCGCCGTGGTGGCGCTGGCCGTCGCGACACTGCCGCAGACGAAAGCACCTGCCGAAGCGGAAGCCTCGCTGCTCGCCGCGCAGCCCTTCAGCGAAGCCGCGCTCGCCAAGGCGACAGCCGCGCACAAGCCGGTGTTCGTCTATATGACCGCCGACTGGTGCCTTTCGTGCAAGGTCAACGAAGCCGCCGCCATCGAACGCACCGAGACGAAAGCCGCGTTCGACAAGGCCGGTGTCGTCGTGCTGCGCGGCGACTGGACCCGGCGCGATCCGGCGATCACCCGCTACCTGACGGCACAGGGCGCAGCGGGGGTGCCGCTGTACATGTGGTACGACCGGCAGGGCCACGCCCGCCAGCTGCCGCAAGTGCTGACGCCCGGCCTGCTGGCGGAACTGGCAGCGGGGTAATTACTTTTCGTCATTCCCGCGCAGGCGGGAATCCAGCTCTAAGCTCTCCTGTCAGCACGCCCCCGAGAGGCCGCGCCGACTGGATTCCCGCCTGCGCGGGAATGACGAAGGTGGGAGGTCTCGTTTTTCACGCGCTTATACCAAACCCCGCGCGCCCTCTCTCACAACACGTCCGCCACCCCCGCAAGGCTCTGCTTCAGCTGCGCGAGCGCCTGCGCTTTCAACTGATGGACACGCGGCACCGAGACGTCGAGCACACCGGCGATCTCCGACAGGTTCAGTTCCTCCACGAAGTAAAGCTGGACGATCAGCCGCAGCCGCTCGGGCAAGTCGCCGATGGCCTCGATCAGCGCGCCGCGGGTCTGGGCATCGGCCAGCAGATCGTGCGCGTCGGGGGCATCGTCGGCAAAGGCCATCGACTGGTCGGAATAGCTCTCGTCGATGGATTCGAAGCGCACCGGACGCGTGCCGTCGCGCAGGGCGAGAACCTCGCTCTCGTCCACCCGCATCGCCCCTGCCAGTTCGCGCGCGGTCGGCTCGCGGCCCAGCGCAGTGCGCAAGGTGTCCTGCGCCGAGGCCAGCTGGCGGCGCTTCTCGCTGCCCCCGCGCGATCCCGGCACCGCGCGGCGCACCATGTCGACCATCGCCCCGCGCACGCGCATCTTGGCGTAAGCGGCAAAGCCGTCCTCCACGCCCCCGGCGCTCGACCCGCTGCTCAACCGCGCCTCATGCGTCTGCGCGCACTCGGTCAGCGCGACGAGCCCCGCCTGCATCAGGTCCTCAAGCTCGATGCCGACGCGACCGCCCGAACCCTGAACATGCCAGGCAAGGCGGCGAACCATCGGCAGGAAGCGCCTGACCCGCTCCGCCACCTCGGATCGTCGCACCGAGGCGAGCGAGCCGCCGGGAAAAGGGGCCACCGAATAGGTCGGGCCATCGAACAGGGAGTGCATCTGGTTCATGCGGGCATGCTCTCGGGTTCGTCATGCAGGGAGGGGGAAGGCAGGCCGGGCGCCGGATGAACGGGCTGCGGGGGAGCCGCGCCGATCACTTCGACCACCTCGATCGGCTGGGTCGCGGGAAGTTCGGCGATGGAGAGGACAAGGCATCCCGGCGCGCGCAGGCGCAGCAGCGCGGACAGCGCCCGGCGCGCGCGCGGCTGGACCACCAGCGCCAGCGGAATGGCGTGGACACCGCGCGCCGCGATCAGTCCGGCGATCCGCTCGCCGATCATGCGCGCAAGGTCCGGCTCGATCACCGGCTGACCAGTGCTGGGGTCGATCATGCCCTGCACGATCGCGCCTTCGAGCCCGGCCTCCAGCGTCAGCACCGGCAGACGCTCGTGCGGAGGGCAGATGCGCCCGACGATCAGCGAGCCGAGATCGGCGCGCAGCAGATCGACCAGCCGATCATGCTCGACCGTCTGCTGCAAGGCACGGGAAAGACTGTAGAAGATCGGCAGCGGATGGCCGATGGGGATGCGGTCCTCCAGCAGCGCGCGCAGCAGCCGGGTGACGGCGGCGAGGCCCAGCGGCTGGGGCGTGACCGTCTCGACCAGTCCGGCGGAGTGACCCTTGAGGCCCTCGATCAGCGTCTTCACCTCGTCCGGCCCCAGCAAGTCCTGCGGCCGCTCGCCCAGCAACTGGTTCAGATGCGTGGCAATCACAGTGCCTGCATCGACGGCGAGGAAGCCCTCTGCCACGGCCTGATCGCGCGCGGCAGCCTCGATCCAGATCGCCGGGCAGCCGAAGCTGGGATCGAGCGTCGGCTCGCCGCGCAAGGTGTGGCCGGGACGCACTTCGCCCGCATCGATGGCCAGCACCTTGTCGGGG of the Novosphingobium sp. 9 genome contains:
- a CDS encoding sigma-70 family RNA polymerase sigma factor, with the translated sequence MNQMHSLFDGPTYSVAPFPGGSLASVRRSEVAERVRRFLPMVRRLAWHVQGSGGRVGIELEDLMQAGLVALTECAQTHEARLSSGSSAGGVEDGFAAYAKMRVRGAMVDMVRRAVPGSRGGSEKRRQLASAQDTLRTALGREPTARELAGAMRVDESEVLALRDGTRPVRFESIDESYSDQSMAFADDAPDAHDLLADAQTRGALIEAIGDLPERLRLIVQLYFVEELNLSEIAGVLDVSVPRVHQLKAQALAQLKQSLAGVADVL